One Devosia lacusdianchii genomic window carries:
- a CDS encoding SDR family oxidoreductase codes for MADLNGKIVLITAAAQGIGRASVEAFVAAGAKVIATDVNAGKLAELDGMAGVTTRILDVLSADAVKTAVAEIGHIDVLFNCAGVVHSGTVLEMSDKDLDFALDLNVRAQIRTIQAVLPQMLERKDGAIINMATVASSVKGVPNRAAYTISKAAVVGLTKSVAADYVTSNIRINAICPGTVDSPSLHERWHATGDFEAARKAFIARQPIGRIARPEEVADLAVYLAGATYTTGQVHIIDGGWTG; via the coding sequence ATGGCTGACCTGAACGGTAAAATCGTCCTCATCACCGCCGCTGCCCAGGGCATCGGGCGCGCTTCGGTGGAAGCTTTTGTCGCTGCGGGCGCCAAGGTGATCGCCACCGACGTCAATGCTGGCAAACTGGCCGAACTTGACGGCATGGCCGGAGTTACGACACGTATCCTCGATGTACTGTCAGCCGATGCGGTGAAAACCGCGGTGGCCGAAATCGGTCATATCGACGTGCTGTTCAACTGCGCCGGTGTTGTCCATTCTGGCACCGTGCTGGAAATGAGTGACAAGGATCTCGATTTCGCCCTCGACCTCAACGTTCGGGCACAGATCCGTACCATTCAGGCGGTGCTGCCACAGATGCTGGAACGCAAGGATGGTGCCATCATCAACATGGCCACCGTTGCCTCCTCGGTCAAAGGCGTGCCTAACCGCGCCGCCTATACGATTTCCAAGGCTGCCGTCGTCGGCCTGACCAAGTCCGTCGCCGCCGATTACGTGACCAGCAATATCCGCATCAACGCCATCTGCCCCGGCACTGTCGACAGCCCCTCATTGCATGAGCGCTGGCATGCGACTGGCGATTTCGAAGCGGCCAGGAAGGCCTTCATCGCCCGCCAGCCGATCGGCCGTATCGCGCGGCCCGAAGAAGTGGCCGACCTCGCCGTCTATCTGGCCGGCGCGACCTACACGACCGGACAGGTCCACATCATCGACGGCGGCTGGACGGGCTGA
- a CDS encoding L-fuconate dehydratase has translation MTKITSLRTHDLRFPTSQSLDGSDAMNPDPDYSAAYVILGTDGTYEGHGLTFTIGRGNEVVVAAIKALESRVLGLDLAWIAENPGRFWRHVTGDSQLRWIGPDKGAMHLATGAVVNAVWDLLGKDAGKPVWQLVADMTPEQLVSIIDFRYLTDAITPDEALAIFRRAEAGKAERIATLQAEGYQCYTTSAGWLGYSNEKLTRLATEAVAEGFQHIKMKVGRDLDDDIRRLEIVRDIMGPDRYLMIDANQVWEVDQGIDWVKQLSRFNPYFIEEPTSPDDVSGHKAIRNAVAPVKVATGEMCQNRILFKQFIKDGAIDIVQIDACRIGGLNEVLSVLLMAAKYNLPVWPHAGGVGLCEYVQHLSMIDYLVVSGTKEGRVIEYVDHLHEHFIEPCDIRNAAYMPPKLPGFSIQMKAESIRENEFRG, from the coding sequence ATGACCAAGATCACCTCCCTCCGCACCCACGACCTGCGTTTCCCCACCTCCCAGTCGCTCGACGGCTCGGATGCGATGAACCCCGATCCGGATTACTCTGCCGCCTATGTGATCCTCGGCACCGACGGCACGTATGAAGGCCATGGGCTGACCTTCACCATCGGTCGCGGCAACGAAGTTGTCGTGGCGGCGATCAAGGCGTTGGAAAGCCGGGTGCTGGGCCTGGACCTGGCCTGGATCGCCGAAAATCCGGGTCGCTTCTGGCGCCATGTGACCGGCGACAGCCAGCTCCGCTGGATCGGCCCCGACAAGGGCGCCATGCATCTGGCGACCGGCGCCGTGGTCAACGCGGTCTGGGATCTGCTGGGCAAGGATGCCGGCAAGCCTGTCTGGCAGCTCGTCGCCGACATGACGCCCGAGCAGCTCGTCTCGATCATCGACTTCCGCTACCTCACCGATGCCATCACGCCCGATGAGGCGCTCGCGATCTTCCGCAGGGCCGAAGCCGGCAAGGCCGAACGCATCGCCACGCTCCAGGCCGAGGGCTACCAGTGCTACACCACCTCGGCCGGCTGGCTCGGCTACTCCAACGAGAAGCTGACCCGCCTTGCCACCGAAGCGGTGGCCGAAGGCTTCCAGCACATCAAGATGAAGGTCGGCCGCGATCTCGACGACGATATCCGCCGCCTCGAAATCGTCCGTGATATCATGGGGCCGGACCGCTACCTGATGATCGACGCCAACCAGGTCTGGGAAGTCGATCAGGGCATCGATTGGGTCAAGCAGCTCTCGCGCTTCAACCCCTATTTCATCGAGGAGCCGACCAGCCCCGATGACGTCTCCGGCCACAAGGCCATCCGCAATGCTGTGGCCCCGGTCAAGGTCGCGACTGGCGAAATGTGCCAGAACCGCATCCTGTTCAAGCAGTTCATCAAGGACGGCGCTATCGACATCGTCCAGATCGACGCCTGCCGCATCGGTGGCCTGAACGAAGTGCTGAGCGTGCTGCTGATGGCCGCCAAGTACAACCTGCCGGTCTGGCCACACGCCGGCGGCGTTGGCCTGTGCGAATATGTGCAGCACCTGAGCATGATCGACTATCTGGTTGTATCCGGCACCAAGGAAGGCCGCGTGATCGAATATGTCGATCACCTGCACGAGCACTTCATCGAGCCCTGCGACATCAGGAACGCCGCCTACATGCCGCCCAAGCTGCCGGGCTTCTCGATCCAGATGAAGGCGGAGTCGATCCGGGAGAATGAGTTCAGAGGTTAG
- a CDS encoding aminopeptidase has translation MTIDPIKLDKLAQVAIKVGLQLAEGQDLVMTAPMTAAPLVRRITEHAYKAGAGVVTTIYSDEESTLARYKNANSASFDKAAGWLYSGMAEAFKNNAARLAIAGDNPMMLAGQDPDKVTRAMRANSAAYKPALQLITGFDINWNIVSYPTASWAKLVFPDVSEEEAVSKLADAIFKASRVDQDDPIAAWKEHNANLKKRWTWLNGKAFSALKYTGPGTDLTVGLADGHRWKGGASEAKNGITCNPNIPTEEVFTTPHRLRVDGHVAGTKPLSHNGALIEDMQARFEGGRLVEFKSSKNQDLFNKVLDTDEGGRRLGEVALVPHSSPISASGILFFNTLYDENASCHIAQGQCYSDCFVGGKDLTQEQINAQGGNTSNIHIDWMIGSDKIDIDGVHADGSSEPVMRQGEWAN, from the coding sequence ATGACGATTGATCCCATCAAGCTCGACAAACTCGCCCAGGTTGCCATCAAGGTCGGCCTGCAACTGGCCGAGGGCCAGGACCTGGTCATGACCGCGCCGATGACCGCCGCGCCACTGGTGCGCCGCATCACCGAGCATGCCTACAAGGCCGGCGCGGGCGTCGTGACCACCATATATTCGGACGAGGAAAGCACCCTCGCCCGCTACAAGAACGCCAATAGCGCCAGTTTCGACAAGGCGGCGGGCTGGCTCTATTCAGGCATGGCCGAAGCGTTCAAGAACAACGCAGCGCGTCTCGCCATTGCCGGCGACAATCCGATGATGCTGGCCGGCCAGGACCCGGACAAGGTGACCCGTGCCATGCGCGCCAATTCGGCTGCCTACAAGCCGGCCCTGCAGCTGATCACCGGCTTCGACATCAACTGGAACATCGTGTCCTACCCCACCGCTTCCTGGGCCAAGCTGGTCTTTCCCGATGTCAGCGAAGAAGAAGCCGTCAGCAAGCTGGCCGACGCCATCTTCAAGGCCTCCCGCGTCGACCAGGACGATCCCATCGCTGCCTGGAAGGAGCATAATGCAAACCTGAAGAAGCGCTGGACATGGCTTAACGGCAAGGCGTTCTCGGCGCTCAAATATACCGGCCCGGGCACCGACCTCACCGTTGGTCTTGCCGATGGCCATCGCTGGAAGGGCGGCGCCTCGGAGGCAAAGAACGGCATTACCTGCAATCCCAACATCCCGACCGAAGAAGTCTTCACCACGCCGCACCGGTTGCGCGTCGACGGTCATGTCGCCGGCACCAAACCACTGAGCCACAATGGTGCGCTGATCGAGGATATGCAGGCCCGCTTCGAGGGCGGGCGGCTGGTCGAATTCAAGTCGTCCAAGAACCAGGACCTGTTCAACAAGGTGCTCGACACCGACGAGGGTGGCCGGCGCCTGGGTGAAGTGGCGCTGGTGCCCCACTCCTCGCCGATCTCGGCTTCGGGCATCCTGTTCTTCAACACGCTCTATGACGAGAATGCCTCGTGCCATATCGCGCAGGGCCAGTGCTATTCGGATTGCTTTGTCGGCGGCAAGGATCTGACGCAGGAACAGATCAACGCCCAGGGCGGCAATACGTCGAACATCCACATCGACTGGATGATCGGCTCCGACAAGATCGACATTGACGGCGTCCATGCGGATGGCAGCAGCGAGCCGGTGATGCGCCAGGGCGAGTGGGCGAACTAG
- a CDS encoding ABC transporter ATP-binding protein: MSRKKLDFRADAFRNVLGFTFRHWAEQPRRIVLICALVITATLAEVMIPLFSGQIVDAITSASNTEQAAWAQAARAFAMVVTLGFTAVALRYFIYNGVIKLTLKMMAEIVNAGFYRVQRFSTDWHANSFAGSTVRKITRGMWALDALNDLLLVALLPSVVMLVGATVLMALHWPIMGLVVGLGSLIYIGVTVTLSMGFVAPAASLANAWDTRLGGALADAVSCNSVVKAFGAEVREEDRLKGVLRKWDSRTRRTWKRGTLNGTIQGFMMVAMQTGLLGTGLLLWQQGAASAGDITFVLAMFFVLQGYLREVGQDIRNLQRAVNDMEELVLLHKAPLGIEDVKGARDIVIGKGEIKFDHVTFQYGAHPTPLYRDFSVRIAPGERVGLVGHSGSGKTTFVKLIQRLYDVKSGAITIDGQNIADVKQSGLRGQIAIVQQEPILFHRTLAENIAYARPDATRAEIELAAQQANAHDFILDLPKGYETLVGERGVKLSGGERQRVAIARAFLADARVLILDEATSSLDSESEVQIQQAMERLMIGRTTLVIAHRLSTVRALDRLLVFDKGKIVEEGDHNALIHLNGGIYRRLFERQALELTKGLKIA, from the coding sequence ATGAGTCGCAAGAAACTCGATTTCCGCGCCGACGCGTTCCGAAACGTGCTCGGTTTTACCTTCCGTCACTGGGCCGAGCAGCCCAGGCGCATCGTGCTGATCTGCGCGCTCGTGATCACGGCCACGCTGGCCGAGGTGATGATTCCGCTGTTTTCCGGGCAGATCGTCGACGCCATTACCAGCGCTTCCAACACCGAACAGGCTGCCTGGGCGCAGGCGGCGCGCGCCTTCGCCATGGTGGTGACGCTCGGCTTTACCGCGGTCGCGCTGCGCTACTTCATCTATAACGGCGTCATCAAGCTGACGCTCAAGATGATGGCCGAGATCGTCAATGCCGGCTTCTACCGGGTGCAGCGCTTCTCGACCGATTGGCACGCCAATAGCTTCGCCGGCTCCACCGTGCGCAAGATTACCCGTGGCATGTGGGCGCTCGACGCGCTCAACGACCTGCTGCTGGTGGCTCTCTTGCCGTCGGTGGTGATGCTGGTGGGCGCGACTGTGCTCATGGCTCTGCACTGGCCCATTATGGGCTTGGTGGTGGGCCTGGGCTCGCTCATCTACATCGGGGTGACCGTTACCCTGTCGATGGGCTTTGTCGCGCCGGCGGCCAGCCTTGCCAATGCCTGGGACACGCGCCTCGGCGGCGCGCTGGCCGATGCGGTGAGTTGCAACTCGGTGGTCAAGGCCTTTGGCGCCGAGGTCCGCGAGGAGGATCGCCTCAAGGGTGTGCTGCGCAAGTGGGATAGCCGCACGCGGCGGACCTGGAAGCGCGGTACGCTCAACGGCACCATCCAGGGCTTCATGATGGTGGCGATGCAGACCGGCCTTCTGGGCACCGGCCTGCTGCTGTGGCAGCAGGGCGCGGCAAGTGCTGGCGACATCACCTTCGTGCTGGCCATGTTCTTCGTTCTGCAGGGCTATCTGCGCGAAGTGGGTCAGGACATCCGCAACCTGCAGCGTGCCGTCAACGACATGGAAGAGCTGGTGCTGCTGCACAAGGCTCCCTTGGGCATCGAGGACGTCAAGGGCGCCCGCGACATCGTTATCGGCAAGGGCGAGATCAAGTTCGATCACGTCACTTTCCAGTACGGTGCGCATCCGACGCCGTTGTACCGCGATTTCTCGGTGCGTATCGCGCCGGGCGAACGCGTGGGCCTGGTCGGGCATTCGGGCTCGGGCAAGACGACCTTCGTCAAGCTCATCCAGCGACTCTACGACGTGAAGTCGGGCGCGATCACCATCGACGGGCAGAACATCGCCGATGTGAAGCAGTCCGGCCTGCGCGGCCAGATCGCCATCGTGCAGCAGGAGCCCATCCTGTTCCACCGGACACTGGCCGAAAACATCGCCTATGCCCGTCCCGACGCCACCCGCGCCGAGATCGAGCTGGCGGCCCAGCAGGCCAATGCGCATGACTTCATTCTCGACCTGCCCAAGGGCTACGAAACCCTGGTCGGCGAGCGTGGTGTCAAGCTTTCGGGCGGCGAGCGTCAGCGTGTCGCCATCGCCCGAGCCTTCCTGGCCGATGCTCGTGTGTTGATCCTCGACGAGGCAACTTCGAGCCTCGACAGCGAGAGCGAGGTGCAGATCCAGCAGGCCATGGAACGGCTGATGATCGGCCGCACCACGCTGGTCATCGCCCACCGGCTGTCGACGGTCCGAGCGCTCGATCGCCTCTTGGTGTTCGACAAGGGCAAGATCGTGGAGGAGGGCGACCACAATGCCCTTATCCACCTCAATGGTGGCATCTATCGCCGGCTGTTCGAACGGCAGGCGCTGGAGCTGACCAAGGGCCTGAAGATCGCGTAA
- a CDS encoding YARHG domain-containing protein codes for MKLKSLIVAAAMLASTGAAMANCYEIIGCDDSDYFQRADLRQLSCQSLYEVRNLIYKQNGFCFSTQRAKQTFGNEGCSITKQSLVRLNAVERDNVATIAAVEKTMGCN; via the coding sequence ATGAAACTGAAAAGCTTGATCGTCGCCGCGGCCATGCTGGCGAGCACTGGTGCCGCCATGGCCAATTGCTACGAAATCATCGGCTGCGACGACAGCGACTATTTCCAGCGCGCCGACCTGCGGCAGTTGAGCTGCCAATCGCTCTACGAGGTGCGCAACCTCATCTACAAGCAGAACGGCTTTTGCTTCTCGACGCAGCGGGCCAAGCAGACCTTCGGCAATGAAGGCTGTTCGATCACCAAGCAGAGCCTGGTCCGCCTCAACGCGGTGGAACGCGACAATGTCGCCACCATCGCGGCGGTCGAGAAGACCATGGGGTGTAATTAG
- a CDS encoding lipid kinase produces the protein MLARRRALMLVNPNSRRGATGLDPVVARLGAGGIDTVIERFETPDEVAADIARRRHEADLVIVCGGDGTINSAAKGVLETGLPMGIMPMGTANDLARTLGIPDDLLRAADIILAGHVSRIDLGEVNGHPFFNVASLGLSADLARGLTPEVKRRWGKLGYALAALKVALKTKPFRAQIISGEETVSVKTLQIAVGNGVHYGGGNVVHADATIEDGHLDLYSLELADVWKFGLMLGAFRRGEHGAWDEVRTAKSTEFDIRTKEPMPINTDGDIVTHTPAHFIIRPSAVTVFSPE, from the coding sequence ATGCTCGCTCGCCGCCGCGCCCTCATGCTGGTCAATCCCAACTCCCGCCGCGGTGCGACCGGGCTCGATCCTGTGGTCGCCCGGCTTGGCGCCGGCGGCATCGATACGGTAATCGAGCGCTTCGAAACGCCGGACGAGGTCGCCGCCGACATTGCCCGCCGCCGGCACGAAGCGGATCTGGTCATCGTCTGCGGCGGCGACGGCACCATCAATTCGGCAGCCAAGGGCGTGCTCGAAACCGGCTTGCCCATGGGCATCATGCCGATGGGCACCGCCAACGACCTGGCGCGGACGCTGGGTATTCCCGATGACTTGCTTAGAGCCGCCGATATCATCCTGGCCGGCCATGTCAGCCGCATCGACCTCGGTGAGGTCAACGGCCACCCCTTCTTCAACGTGGCGAGCCTCGGGCTCAGCGCCGATCTGGCGCGCGGCTTGACGCCCGAGGTCAAACGCCGCTGGGGCAAGCTGGGCTATGCGCTGGCGGCGCTCAAGGTCGCCCTCAAGACCAAGCCGTTCCGCGCCCAGATCATCAGCGGCGAAGAGACGGTATCGGTCAAGACGCTGCAGATCGCGGTGGGCAATGGCGTGCATTATGGCGGCGGTAATGTCGTGCATGCCGATGCCACCATCGAGGATGGGCACCTTGACCTCTACAGCCTCGAACTGGCCGACGTCTGGAAATTTGGCCTGATGCTGGGCGCCTTCCGGCGCGGCGAACATGGCGCCTGGGACGAAGTCCGCACCGCCAAGAGCACCGAGTTCGATATTCGCACCAAGGAGCCGATGCCCATCAATACCGATGGCGACATCGTTACCCACACACCCGCCCATTTCATCATCCGGCCGAGCGCTGTGACGGTGTTTTCGCCGGAGTGA